In Zingiber officinale cultivar Zhangliang chromosome 8B, Zo_v1.1, whole genome shotgun sequence, a single genomic region encodes these proteins:
- the LOC122014868 gene encoding uncharacterized membrane protein YuiD-like isoform X2, with product MNFHWSSSASLLPSPLSSCFRPQKPPAFVPQRQTKMATMPVAVVSSLPLGVDDLVDLARNKVLVAAAVAGTIGQLAKPLTSAIGGKGIDFRAAVRSGGMPSTHSSAVTAVATLLGLERGFSDSIFGMSVVFAALVMYDAQDEISLRSSYSGC from the exons ATGAACTTCCACTGGAGCTCCTCCGCCTCTCTCCTCCCGTCTCCTCTCTCCTCCTGCTTCCGTCCCCAGAAACCACCGGCGTTTGTTCCGCAAAGACAAACCAAGATGGCGACTATGCCCGTCGCTGtcgtctcttctcttcctctaggAGTCGACGACCTCGTGGACCTTGCCCGCAACAAA GTGTTGGTGGCGGCCGCGGTCGCTGGTACCATTGGGCAACTCGCCAAGCCTCTCACCTCGGCGATCGGGGGGAAGGGCATCGACTTCAGGGCGGCAGTTCGGTCGGGAGGCATGCCGTCTACTCATTCCTCT GCCGTTACTGCTGTGGCTACTTTGCTTGGGCTGGAGAG GGGATTCTCTGACTCCATCTTTGGCATGTCTGTTGTATTTGCTGCTCTAGTTATGTATGATGCTCAG
- the LOC122014869 gene encoding uncharacterized protein LOC122014869, which produces MRRIPLIKFPQRHLPAKPSGTSSPSDEMAFLKSRIESQPKAASSSGDSPSYRFRSNVPAPPSNTAVGGKASLLPKRTPVSDSEIEAILSGGCF; this is translated from the exons ATGAGGAGAATTCCCTTAATCAAGTTCCCGCAGAGGCATCTTCCTGCTAAGCCCTCAG GGACCTCTTCGCCTTCTGATGAGATGGCCTTCCTCAAATCAA GAATTGAGTCCCAGCCAAAGGCTGCCTCCTCATCTGGTGATAGTCCGAGTTATAGATTTCGTTCAAATGTTCCAGCCCCTCCTTCCAACACTGCTGTAGGTGGAAAGGCTTCACTTTTACCAAAGCGCACACCGGTCTCAGATAGTGAGATTGAGGCTATCCTG TCGGGTGGTTGCTTCTGA